A genomic window from Populus nigra chromosome 7, ddPopNigr1.1, whole genome shotgun sequence includes:
- the LOC133698566 gene encoding polyadenylate-binding protein RBP45B-like isoform X2: MMQQPGPGGAMLPQQQQPPQQYQQPPYMMMMPPPPMAQAQPPPPHMWAQHQAHQASIPPPQQQQGQGQPPATADEVRTLWIGDLQYWMDENYIASCFAHTGEVASVKIIRNKQTSQIEGYGFIEMTSHGAAERILQTYNGTPMPNGEQNFRLNWASFSGGDKRDDSPDFTIFVGDLAADVTDFMLQETFRAHFPSVKGAKVVIDRLTGRTKGYGFVRFGDESEQLRAMTEMNGAFCSTRPMRVGLASNKKAVVGQQYPKASYQNPQPQNDGDPNNTTIFVGNLDSNVMDDHLKELFGQYGQLLHVKIPAGKRCGFVQFADR, translated from the exons ATGATGCAGCAACCAGGACCAGGAGGAGCCATGCTaccccaacaacaacaaccaccaCAGCAATACCAGCAACCTCCTTACATGATGATGATGCCGCCACCACCAATGGCTCAAGCCCAACCTCCACCACCACACATGTGGGCTCAACATCAGGCCCATCAGGCTTCTATTCCACCACCACAGCAACAACAGGGACAGGGACAACCTCCTGCTACTGCTGATGAGGTCAGGACTCTTTGGATTGGTGACTTACAGTACTGGATGGATGAGAACTATATTGCTAGCTGTTTTGCTCATACTGGagag GTTGCTTCTGTGAAAATCATTCGTAACAAGCAAACTTCTCAAATCGAAGGTTATGGATTTATTGAGATGACCAGTCATGGGGCTGCAGAAAGGATATTGCAGACTTATAATGGTACCCCAATGCCAAATGGCGAGCAGAACTTTAGGCTGAACTGGGCTTCTTTTAGTGGGGGTGATAAGCGTGATGATTCTCCTGACTTCACTATATTTGTGGGAGACTTGGCTGCTGATGTTACAGATTTCATGCTCCAAGAGACATTCAGGGCCCACTTTCCCTCAGTGAAGGGTGCAAAGGTGGTGATTGATAGGCTCACTGGACGCACAAAGGGTTATGGATTTGTTCGTTTTGGAGATGAAAGTGAACAGCTACGTGCAATGACCGAGATGAATGGGGCATTTTGTTCGACAAGGCCTATGCGAGTAGGGCTTGCTTCAAACAAGAAGGCTGTGGTTGGTCAGCAATATCCAAAAG CTTCATATCAGAATCCTCAGCCTCAGAACGACGGCGACCCTAATAATACAACT ATATTTGTTGGTAATTTGGATTCTAATGTTATGGATGATCATTTGAAAGAACTCTTTGGCCAATATGGACAATTATTGCATGTGAAGATACCTGCAGGCAAGAGATGTGGGTTTGTTCAGTTTGCTGACAGGTAA
- the LOC133698566 gene encoding polyadenylate-binding protein RBP45B-like isoform X1, which translates to MMQQPGPGGAMLPQQQQPPQQYQQPPYMMMMPPPPMAQAQPPPPHMWAQHQAHQASIPPPQQQQGQGQPPATADEVRTLWIGDLQYWMDENYIASCFAHTGEVASVKIIRNKQTSQIEGYGFIEMTSHGAAERILQTYNGTPMPNGEQNFRLNWASFSGGDKRDDSPDFTIFVGDLAADVTDFMLQETFRAHFPSVKGAKVVIDRLTGRTKGYGFVRFGDESEQLRAMTEMNGAFCSTRPMRVGLASNKKAVVGQQYPKASYQNPQPQNDGDPNNTTIFVGNLDSNVMDDHLKELFGQYGQLLHVKIPAGKRCGFVQFADRSSAEEALKMLNGAQLSGQNIRLSWGRNPSNKQAQPDANQYGGGYYGYGQQGYENYGYAPATQDPNMYYGGYPGYGNYQQGQQQQVGYS; encoded by the exons ATGATGCAGCAACCAGGACCAGGAGGAGCCATGCTaccccaacaacaacaaccaccaCAGCAATACCAGCAACCTCCTTACATGATGATGATGCCGCCACCACCAATGGCTCAAGCCCAACCTCCACCACCACACATGTGGGCTCAACATCAGGCCCATCAGGCTTCTATTCCACCACCACAGCAACAACAGGGACAGGGACAACCTCCTGCTACTGCTGATGAGGTCAGGACTCTTTGGATTGGTGACTTACAGTACTGGATGGATGAGAACTATATTGCTAGCTGTTTTGCTCATACTGGagag GTTGCTTCTGTGAAAATCATTCGTAACAAGCAAACTTCTCAAATCGAAGGTTATGGATTTATTGAGATGACCAGTCATGGGGCTGCAGAAAGGATATTGCAGACTTATAATGGTACCCCAATGCCAAATGGCGAGCAGAACTTTAGGCTGAACTGGGCTTCTTTTAGTGGGGGTGATAAGCGTGATGATTCTCCTGACTTCACTATATTTGTGGGAGACTTGGCTGCTGATGTTACAGATTTCATGCTCCAAGAGACATTCAGGGCCCACTTTCCCTCAGTGAAGGGTGCAAAGGTGGTGATTGATAGGCTCACTGGACGCACAAAGGGTTATGGATTTGTTCGTTTTGGAGATGAAAGTGAACAGCTACGTGCAATGACCGAGATGAATGGGGCATTTTGTTCGACAAGGCCTATGCGAGTAGGGCTTGCTTCAAACAAGAAGGCTGTGGTTGGTCAGCAATATCCAAAAG CTTCATATCAGAATCCTCAGCCTCAGAACGACGGCGACCCTAATAATACAACT ATATTTGTTGGTAATTTGGATTCTAATGTTATGGATGATCATTTGAAAGAACTCTTTGGCCAATATGGACAATTATTGCATGTGAAGATACCTGCAGGCAAGAGATGTGGGTTTGTTCAGTTTGCTGACAG GAGCTCTGCAGAAGAAGCACTGAAAATGTTAAATGGAGCTCAGTTGAGCGGACAGAATATTCGATTGTCATGGGGCCGTAATCCTTCAAATAAACAG GCTCAGCCAGATGCAAACCAGTATGGTGGTGGATACTATGGATATGGACAACAGGGATATGAAAATTATGGGTATGCCCCAGCTACTCAGGACCCCAACATGTACTACGGAGGTTATCCTGGTTATGGGAACTATCAGCAGGGCCAGCAGCAGCAAGTAGGATATAGCTGA